Below is a window of Pseudarthrobacter equi DNA.
CGGTTCCAGTGTCCAGCCCAGGGCCTGCCGGTAGAACTCTGCTGCCCGTCCGCGGTCGTCCGCGGGGATTTCGAAATGCACTACTCCGCCCATGGCGTCTTCCTGCCCTTCCCGGCCGGGCGCGGCGGCTCCGCGCCTCACGCTGGATTCTAGTCCGGCCCGTCTCCGCTGATAAGGGCCCGCCATGTCGCAGGGCCGTGGGACGATTAAGGCATGACCATCGCAGCAGCACCTCCCCGGCTTGCCGCCGGCGCGGACGTGTCCCTGTGCTGGTACCCGGAGGGCTCCTACAGCCTGGCCCGCACCCTTGGCCCGCTGCTGCGGGGCCACAGTGACCCCTCCTTCAGTGTCCAGGGAGACGTCATCTGGAACGCGTTCACCACGGCGGACGGTCCGGCCACGCTGCGACTCAGCCCGGTGGGAGGTACTGCTGCCGGAGCGCACGACGACGGCCCCGGGGTCCCTGCCCGGGTGGACGTCCAAGCGTGGGGACCGGGCGCCGAACTGGCGGCACGGGCAGCTCCCCGGCTGATGGGCGCAGATGACGACTGGTCCGGCTTCGACGAGCCGGAATTCCATGCCACGCTGCCCCGGATGGTCCGCGAAGCCCGGCGCCGGAGCCAGGCGCTGCGGCTCCCCGCCAGCGGCCGGATGGTCGACCAGCTGGTGCCCATCATCCTGGAGCAGAAGGTCACGGTCATCGAGGCCCGGCGGGGGTACCGGTACCTGGTGCAGCGGTACGGAACCCCTGCCCCGCCGGCCGGCACGTCAACACCCAAGGGCCTGCTGGTGCCGCCCACGGCCACCCAATGGCTGCAGGTTCCCAGTTGGGAGTGGCACAAGGCCGGTGTGGGACCCCAGCGTTCGGCCACGGTCATGCGGGCGCTGCGCTCCGCCGCCGCGCTTGAACGGCTGGCCGGGCTGCCGGCGGCCGAGGCTGGGCTGAAGATGCAGACCATCCCGGGCATCGGGATCTGGACGGCGGCTGAAGTGGTGCAGCGGACCCACGGCTGCCCGGACTCCATCGCCGTGGGTGACTACCACCTCGCGGCCTACGTGGGGGCGGCCCTGACCGGACGCCGGACCGACGACGCCGGGATGCTCCGCCTGCTCGAACCCTGGAACGGTCAGCGGCAGCGGGTAGTACGGATGATCCAGAGCACCGGCTTCCGCAAGCCGACTTTTGGCCCCCGGATGACCATCCAGGACCACCGCGGGCACTAACCGCCGGACTGAACGCGTAAGGCGGCCCGCAGGTGGGTAAGGTATCCGGATGGATGCGGCAACGAATGCGACCCCCGGTACCAATGAGCCCGAAGAGGACAGCCATGTCCAGCTTCAACTGGCCATCTTCAACGTCACCCGCGAGGCGGAGGGCAACGACCTGGAGGAGATCAAGGCGAGGCTCCGGGCGGAATTCGCCCGCCGCGGCGTCCAGTCGCCGCCGGCCACCTGGCTGGACTCGGTGGCGTCCGCCGCGTTCTACGGGAAGCCGTATCTCGTGGACCTCCCCTCCGCGCTGGCCGCTGATGATGCAGTGCCCGCGCCCACCGAGGAGGTGAGGGAACAGCTCGAACTGCGGCGGGAGCTCCGGAACGAAAAGCTGCCCGCGGGCATCCTCCCCGCCGCGTCCGAATGGAAGCTGTCGCGGGACGAGGTGACCACGGCCGGACCCGCCCCATCGCCGGGCGGGCGTCCCGCCCACAGCGCGGAAGGGAGTGCCGCCGGCTTCCGCCCGCTGCTCGTGGCAGCCGCGCTCGCCGCCGCCGTCGTCCTGGCGTTTGCCGCTGCGCGGTCAACCCGCCGAGGCGCCCGCCGGACAAAATAGGCCGCCTCTGCCAAAGGTAGGGCTGCGCCGCAGGAACGAAGGAAGGGTTACAGGCCCAGCCGGGCCACCGCTTCCTGCCGCATCTCCACCTTGCGGATCTTCCCCGAGACCGTCATGGGAAAGCTGCTGCGGATCTCGACGTAGCGGGGCACCTTGTAGTGGGCCAGCTGCCCGCGGCAGAAGTCGGCCACAGCCGCAGCATCCAGCGGTTCGGCGCCAGGCTTGAGGATGATGCAGGCCATCAGTTCCTCACCGTACTTTTCGTCCGGCACCCCGATCACCTGGACGTCCTGGACCGCCGGGTGGGTGTAGAGGAACTCCTCGATTTCACGGGGGTAGATGTTCTCGCCGCCGCGGATCACCATGTCCTTGATCCGGCCCTCCACCAGCACGTAGCCGTCGGCGTCCATCCGGGCGAGGTCTCCCGTGTGCATCCAGCCCTCGGCATCGATGGCCTCCGCGGTCTTGTCCGGCTGGTTCCAGTATCCGTCCATCACCGCGTAGCCGCGCGTGCAGAGTTCGCCGATCTCCCCGTGCTCCACCACGGCGCCGGACACGGGGTCCACGATCTTGCTCTCCAGGTGCGGCATGGTCCGGCCCACCGTTTCGGTGCGGTGCTGGAGGGTGTCGCCCTTGCGCGTCATGGTGGACACCGGCGACGTCTCGGTCATGCCGTAGCAAATGGCCACGTCCGTCATGTTCATGTCCGCGATGACGTGGTTCATCACCTCGATGGGGCACAGCGAACCCGCCATCACCCCGGTGCGCAGCGTGGAGAGGTCGTACGAGGCGAAGTCGGGCAGGGCGAGCTCGGCGATGAACATGGTGGGCACACCGTACAGGGAGGTGCCGCCGAAATCCTGAACCGCCTCCAGCGCCGCCGCCGGCGAGAACCCGCGGCCGGGGATGATGGTGGCGGCGCCGTGGCTCAGGGCGTTGAGGTTGCCGATCACCATCCCGAAGCAGTGATAGAACGGCACCGGGATCACCACACGGTCGTGCTCGGTGTAGCCCAGCAGTTCCCCGATGGCGAAGCCGTTGTTCAGGATGTTGTGGTGCGTGAGGGTGGCGCCCTTGGGGAAACCCGTGGTGCCGGAGGTGTACTGCAGGTTGATGGGATCGTGAGGGTCCAGTTCCGCCATCCGCGCCTTCAAGGCGGAGTGCCCGACGGCGTCAGCCCGCTTGAGCAGCTCGGCGTACGTCTGCTCCGCGTCGCTGAGCGGGGACACGGCGTCGTCCACGTCCCCTCCCGGGACTGCGCTTCCTCCCGGGACCGGGAGGAACACCAGTTCCCGCAGCTCCGGACAGCCGGCGAGCGCCTGCCGGGCCATGCCCACGTAATCGCTGTTGGTGTCCGAGGGCGCGGTCACGAGGGTGCGCATCCCGTTCTGCTTCACCACGAATTCAAGCTCGTGGCTGCGGTACGCCGGGTTCACGTTGACCAGGACGGCTCCCACCTTCGCGGTGGCGTACTGCAGCAGCGTCCATTCGGCGCAGTTGGGGCTCCAGATGCCCACCCGCTCCCCCTTGGCCACGCCCAGGGCGAGGAGCGCGCGGGCCAGCCGGTCGACGTCGTCGTTCATCTTGCTGTAGCTCCAGCGGCGCGCGTCGGCGCCCGGCACCGGCGCCGCCTCGATCAGGGCGTCGTGGTACGGGAACCTGGCGGCCACCCGCTCGAAGTTCGCACCAATGGTCTCCTCGAGCAGCGGAACGTCAGTGTCCCCGGCTGTGTAAGCACGCATGCAGGCACGCTACCAACAGGGAGGCGCCAATGACAGCATCCGGATCGCATGTCCGCCGCAACACGGCGGGAAGCGGCGCCGTCTCCCGGTATTGTGAAATCCATGAGTGCACCGATCGACCTGCAGGCAACGTTCATCCCCAACGAGGGCGAGTTCTTCCGCGTGAAGCTGGCCCTGGAAATAGCCATCGACGAGGTGGTGAACGAGCCGGGCTGCATCCGCTACGAGCTGACGGAAGCCACCGAGGAAAAGCTGGTGCTGACCGAACAGTGGGCCTCCGAGGAGGACCTGGCCAAGCATTCGAAGGGCACCGCGGTGCAGGACCTCAACGAATCGCTGAGCGCGCTGCTGGCTGAGCCCGTCAAGGTGGAACGCGTCTAGCAGGCCTCTGAAACCAAAAGAGCGGGACCTCCCTGTAGGAGGTCCCGCTCTTTGGTTTTGGAATTCTTTACAGGTCCGGGATCTGCGAGCCGTCCTGGGGGCCTGAGGGCTTGGCCGCAGCTGTTGCCTCTTCACGCTGCTTGGCCACGTGGGCGTGGACTTCCTCCATGTCCAGGGCCTTCACGGCGTCCACCACTTGCTCCAGCTGCTGGGCGTTCAGCGCACCGGGCTGGGAGAACACCAGCACCTTTTCGCGGAAGGCCATCAGGGTGGGGATAGAGGAAATGCCTGCCTCCGCCGCGAGCTGCTGCTCGGCTTCGGTGTCCACCTTGGTGAAGAGGACGTCCGGGTGCTTCTCGGAAACGGCCGAGTACGTGGGCCCGAACTGCTTGCAGGGGCCGCACCATTCTGCCCAGAAGTCGACCAGGACAATGTCGTTGCCTTCGATCGTCGATGCGAACTGTTCACCTGTGATGTCAAGGGTAGCCATGGAACAACGGTACGCGTGATGCCGCCGCCATGCGTGGCTGTTCGCTGCACGCGTCATCGGGAATAACCCGGCCCTGCACATGTACACGGACGCTCCGTGGGCTTAGCCTGTGGTCATCAGCCCCGCAGCGGCACCCGGGAGGGCACCATGGACATCGCGGTTTCCGCGCGTTCCCTGACCAAGAGCTTTGGCCGCCGCGAAGTCCTGCACGGCGTCGACTTTGAGGTGCAGGCGGGCAGTGTTTTCGGTGTGATCGGCCCCAACGGCGCAGGCAAGACCACCACCATGCGTTGCCTCCTGGACATCATCCGGCCCAACGGCGGTGAGGTGCGGGTCCTGAGCCAGGACCCCCGGGCGGGCGGGCCGGACCTGCGCCGCCGCATCGGCTACCTCCCGGGCGAGCTCTTCCTCGAAGGCAGGGTGACGGGGCGGAAGCTGCTGTCCCACTACGAGGCGGTCAGCGGACCGGTGCCGCCCGGCAGGATTGATGAACTCGCGGAGCGGCTGGACCTCGACCTGGACCGGCACACCCGCAAGCTGTCCAAGGGCAACAAGCAAAAACTGGGCCTGGTGCAGGCCTTCATGCACCAGCCCGAACTGCTGGTGCTGGACGAACCCACCAGCGGGCTGGACCCCCTGATCCAGCAGGAGTTCCACGCCATGCTGCGCGAGGCCCGCCACAACGGCCAGACCATTTTCCTCAGCTCCCACGTCCTCAGCGAGATCCAGCAGACCGCTGACACGGTGGCCATCCTCCGCGACGGCCGCATCATCGCCGTCGAATCCGTGACGGGGCTGCGGGAGAGCGCGGTGCGGCACCTCCGCTTCACGGCCTCCCACGCGGCGGCGTCCGACGCCGTTGCGCTGCTCACAGCGGTACCAGGCATCGGAAACATCGAGGTGCTGGAGTCCAACGGCGGGGTCACCCTGTCCGCGGTCCTCGAGGGCGCCATCCAGCCACTGCTCCATGCGTTGGGACGGCTTGAACTGACCGACCTTGTGCTGGAGGAGCCAGACCTTGAGGAGTCCGTGCTGAAGATGTACGCCATGCCACGGAAGGAAGTCCGGTGATGCATCCCGCGGGTACCAGGCTTCCGCTGTTCCGGCGGGCCTTCTTCGACTCGTGGCGCTCCACGCTTGCCTGGGCGGCCGGACTCGCTGCGGCGGCGTTCCTGTACCTCCCGCTGTACCCCTCCATCGGCGGCAGCGACCAGATGCAGGAAATGATCAACGCCCTGCCGGCGGAGATGACCCGCGCACTGAACTACGACCAGATCGCCTCCGGACCCGGCTACACGCAGGCCACTTTGTTCGGGCTGATCGGTTTCCTCCTCATGAGCATCGCCACCGTGGCCTGGGGCGCTGCTGCCGTGGGCGGCGATGAGGAGTCAGGACAGCTTGAACTGACGCTGGCCCATGGCGTGCGGCGGGTGCAGGTAGTCCTGGAACGCGCACTGGCGCTGCTGTTGCGGGTGCTGGTGCTGGCCGGCCTGGCTTTCGTCATCGTCACCCTGCTGAACGGCCCATCGCAACTGGATATCGACCCCGCCAACCTATTCGGCGCCGTGGTGCTGTTCGCCGGGCTTGGCCTGCTCACGGGGACCTCGGCGCTGTTCGTGGGCGCAGCGACCGGACGCCGCACGTACGGGCTCGCGGCAGGAGCGGCGGTGGCGGTGCTCGGCTACGTCTTCAACGCCGTCGGCCGGCAAAGCCCGGACGTGGAGTGGCTGCTCAAGGTCAGCCCCTACCACTGGGCCTACGGCAACTCCCCCATGGTCAACGGGGCCGACTGGGCTGCTGCCGGATGGCTCTGGGGCATCTCCGCGGCACTGGTGGTGCTGGCCGCCGTCGCGCTTGAACAACGCGACGTCGGCGCGTAGCCGGCACCGCTGGTTCAGAAGCCGTCACGGGTAGCGCTCAGGGCAGGCATTTGGAACCCGGCGTTTGGGGCTACGCGTTACGGCCAGGTGTGCGGAGCCGGCGTGCGGCTTCCGGGCAACTGGCTGGATTCACGCCATTCATGAATCCACTCGGGCAGAACCAGGTCCGCGGGCGGCTGGCCGAACTCGCGGAGAATCTCCTCCTGGCTGACCGGACCGGACCTGCTGACCAGGCGGGTGGCGATGTAGGCACGCGCGTAGATTTCGCCGTCGGCCACCATCCGCTGTTCGAAGAAGATGGCCTTGGTGTCCAGCCCGATAATC
It encodes the following:
- a CDS encoding DNA-3-methyladenine glycosylase family protein → MTIAAAPPRLAAGADVSLCWYPEGSYSLARTLGPLLRGHSDPSFSVQGDVIWNAFTTADGPATLRLSPVGGTAAGAHDDGPGVPARVDVQAWGPGAELAARAAPRLMGADDDWSGFDEPEFHATLPRMVREARRRSQALRLPASGRMVDQLVPIILEQKVTVIEARRGYRYLVQRYGTPAPPAGTSTPKGLLVPPTATQWLQVPSWEWHKAGVGPQRSATVMRALRSAAALERLAGLPAAEAGLKMQTIPGIGIWTAAEVVQRTHGCPDSIAVGDYHLAAYVGAALTGRRTDDAGMLRLLEPWNGQRQRVVRMIQSTGFRKPTFGPRMTIQDHRGH
- a CDS encoding AMP-binding protein codes for the protein MRAYTAGDTDVPLLEETIGANFERVAARFPYHDALIEAAPVPGADARRWSYSKMNDDVDRLARALLALGVAKGERVGIWSPNCAEWTLLQYATAKVGAVLVNVNPAYRSHELEFVVKQNGMRTLVTAPSDTNSDYVGMARQALAGCPELRELVFLPVPGGSAVPGGDVDDAVSPLSDAEQTYAELLKRADAVGHSALKARMAELDPHDPINLQYTSGTTGFPKGATLTHHNILNNGFAIGELLGYTEHDRVVIPVPFYHCFGMVIGNLNALSHGAATIIPGRGFSPAAALEAVQDFGGTSLYGVPTMFIAELALPDFASYDLSTLRTGVMAGSLCPIEVMNHVIADMNMTDVAICYGMTETSPVSTMTRKGDTLQHRTETVGRTMPHLESKIVDPVSGAVVEHGEIGELCTRGYAVMDGYWNQPDKTAEAIDAEGWMHTGDLARMDADGYVLVEGRIKDMVIRGGENIYPREIEEFLYTHPAVQDVQVIGVPDEKYGEELMACIILKPGAEPLDAAAVADFCRGQLAHYKVPRYVEIRSSFPMTVSGKIRKVEMRQEAVARLGL
- a CDS encoding putative quinol monooxygenase; this translates as MSAPIDLQATFIPNEGEFFRVKLALEIAIDEVVNEPGCIRYELTEATEEKLVLTEQWASEEDLAKHSKGTAVQDLNESLSALLAEPVKVERV
- a CDS encoding thioredoxin family protein, with the protein product MATLDITGEQFASTIEGNDIVLVDFWAEWCGPCKQFGPTYSAVSEKHPDVLFTKVDTEAEQQLAAEAGISSIPTLMAFREKVLVFSQPGALNAQQLEQVVDAVKALDMEEVHAHVAKQREEATAAAKPSGPQDGSQIPDL
- a CDS encoding ABC transporter ATP-binding protein — translated: MDIAVSARSLTKSFGRREVLHGVDFEVQAGSVFGVIGPNGAGKTTTMRCLLDIIRPNGGEVRVLSQDPRAGGPDLRRRIGYLPGELFLEGRVTGRKLLSHYEAVSGPVPPGRIDELAERLDLDLDRHTRKLSKGNKQKLGLVQAFMHQPELLVLDEPTSGLDPLIQQEFHAMLREARHNGQTIFLSSHVLSEIQQTADTVAILRDGRIIAVESVTGLRESAVRHLRFTASHAAASDAVALLTAVPGIGNIEVLESNGGVTLSAVLEGAIQPLLHALGRLELTDLVLEEPDLEESVLKMYAMPRKEVR
- a CDS encoding ABC transporter permease subunit, whose amino-acid sequence is MHPAGTRLPLFRRAFFDSWRSTLAWAAGLAAAAFLYLPLYPSIGGSDQMQEMINALPAEMTRALNYDQIASGPGYTQATLFGLIGFLLMSIATVAWGAAAVGGDEESGQLELTLAHGVRRVQVVLERALALLLRVLVLAGLAFVIVTLLNGPSQLDIDPANLFGAVVLFAGLGLLTGTSALFVGAATGRRTYGLAAGAAVAVLGYVFNAVGRQSPDVEWLLKVSPYHWAYGNSPMVNGADWAAAGWLWGISAALVVLAAVALEQRDVGA